A stretch of the Rosa rugosa chromosome 5, drRosRugo1.1, whole genome shotgun sequence genome encodes the following:
- the LOC133711005 gene encoding very-long-chain 3-oxoacyl-CoA reductase 1-like: protein MELQEAFIVTASCLGFISVCKALVNFLRWVWVMFLRSPKNLKEYGSWAIITGSTDGIGKALAFELASKGLNLVLVGRNPLKLEATSNGIREKYSHKQVEIKSIVVDLAKASGEEIARTIEEGIKGLDVGILINNAGMSYPYARFFHEVDSELMENMLKVNMEAPTWVTRAVLPGMLKKKKGAIVNIGSASSKHPSLPLYTLYAATKSYIKMFARCINLEYKQHGIDIQCQVPHFVATKMTEDLKKSVPLVVATLERFTKASIRWIGYEHLCNPYWLHSVEWSIVHAAPDALVNAITFWICRGIRKRGQMKEYVTVKRCSD from the exons ATGGAATTGCAAGAAGCTTTCATCGTCACAGCAAGTTGTCTAGGCTTCATCTCTGTTTGTAAAGCTTTGGTCAATTTTTTGAGATGGGTGTGGGTCATGTTTCTGAGATCCCCCAAGAATCTCAAGGAGTATGGATCTTGGGCAATCATCACTGGCTCCACTGATGGAATTGGCAAAGCCCTTGCCTTTGAACTGGCTTCGAAGGGTCTCAACCTCGTCTTGGTTGGTCGAAACCCTTTGAAGCTCGAAGCTACCTCCAATGGAATCCGCGAGAAATACAGTCATAAACAAGTGGAAATTAAGAGCATTGTCGTCGACTTGGCCAAAGCTAGTGGGGAGGAAATAGCTAGGACCATAGAGGAAGGAATCAAAGGTCTTGATGTTGGCATTTTGATTAATAATGCAGGGATGTCTTACCCTTATGCAAGGTTCTTTCATGAGGTTGATTCGGAGCTGATGGAGAACATGTTAAAGGTGAACATGGAAGCCCCAACTTGGGTGACTAGGGCAGTGCTTCCAGGAATgctcaagaagaagaaaggagcaATTGTCAATATCGGCTCTGCTTCCTCCAAGCACCCTTCTCTGCCCCTCTACACACTATATGCTGCTACCAAATC GTACATTAAAATGTTCGCAAGATGCATTAATTTGGAATACAAGCAGCATGGAATTGATATTCAGTGTCAG GTGCCTCATTTCGTGGCGACGAAGATGACAGAGGATTTGAAGAAGTCGGTTCCCTTGGTAGTGGCAACACTGGAGAGATTCACGAAAGCAAGCATTCGATGGATTGGTTATGAGCATCTATGTAATCCCTACTGGTTGCATTCAGTGGAGTGGTCCATAGTACATGCAGCTCCTGATGCATTAGTTAATGCCATCACGTTTTGGATCTGCAGAGGTATCAGAAAGAGAGGCCAAATGAAGGAGTACGTCACAGTAAAAAGATGCAGTGATTAA
- the LOC133712770 gene encoding very-long-chain 3-oxoacyl-CoA reductase 1-like — MELQEFFIVAAITIGFLSVCKSLINFVRWVWVMFLRPPRNLKEYGSWAIITGSTDGIGKALAFEMASKGLNLVLVGRSPSKLEATSNGIRGKYFHERVKVKSIVIDLAKLSGEEIAKTIEEGIKGLDVGILINNAGMTYPYARFFHEVDLELMESITKVNMEAPSWVTRAVLPGMLKKKKGAIINIGSDLSEDPSLPLYTLYAASKSYVKMFSRCISLEYKQHGIDIQCQAPRFVATEMTKNLKSLPVPLLIASLEKFSKASIRWIGYDHLCNPYWSHSVQGFMIHACPDVLINALSFWMCSTVRKRGQMKERQ, encoded by the exons ATGGAGCTACAAGAGTTTTTCATTGTGGCAGCAATCACCATAGGTTTCCTATCTGTTTGTAAATCTTTGATCAATTTTGTGAGATGGGTATGGGTCATGTTTTTAAGACCTCCAAGGAATCTCAAGGAGTATGGATCTTGGGCAATTATCACTGGCTCCACTGATGGAATAGGCAAAGCCCTTGCCTTTGAAATGGCTTCAAAGGGTCTTAACCTTGTCTTGGTCGGTCGAAGCCCTTCGAAGCTCGAAGCTACCTCTAATGGAATCCGCGGGAAATACTTTCATGAACGAGTGAAAGTTAAGAGCATTGTCATCGACTTGGCAAAATTGAGTGGCGAGGAGATAGCTAAAACCATAGAGGAAGGCATCAAAGGGCTTGATGTTGGCATTTTGATTAACAATGCAGGGATGACTTACCCTTATGCAAGGTTCTTTCATGAGGTTGATTTGGAGCTGATGGAGAGCATTACAAAGGTGAACATGGAAGCCCCAAGTTGGGTGACTAGGGCAGTGCTTCCCGGTATgctcaagaagaagaaaggagcaATTATCAATATCGGCTCTGATTTATCCGAGGACCCTTCTTTGCCTCTATACACTCTTTATGCTGCTTCTAAATC GTACGTTAAAATGTTCTCAAGATGCATTAGTTTGGAATACAAGCAGCATGGAATTGACATTCAGTGTCAG GCACCTCGTTTTGTGGCGACCGAGATGACAAAGAATTTGAAGTCACTTCCAGTTCCCTTGTTGATTGCATCACTAGAGAAATTCAGCAAAGCCAGCATCCGATGGATTGGCTATGACCATCTGTGTAATCCTTACTGGTCGCATTCAGTGCAGGGGTTCATGATACATGCCTGTCCTGATGTTTTGATTAATGCCCTCTCCTTTTGGATGTGTAGCACCGTCAGAAAGAGAGGCCAAATGAAGGAGAGGCAATAA